A region of Candidatus Zixiibacteriota bacterium DNA encodes the following proteins:
- a CDS encoding 2-oxoacid:acceptor oxidoreductase family protein, producing the protein MAFRYSIRLSGAGGHGLIQAARILAEAAAVYDNKNASESCSYGPESRGNASRAEIVISDEAIDCPRVETVEFFVALTQEAYDKHIKDLDPKGILVTDSNVQTLGKTGNQKVFSVPFMEIAERECARPGMLNIVALGFFAAVNNVISRDSIRQAILGRIPKMSEENFLKAYEAGLNAARRFGSEYGK; encoded by the coding sequence GCGGCGCCGGCGGGCACGGGCTGATTCAGGCGGCCAGAATACTGGCCGAAGCCGCCGCCGTATATGACAACAAGAATGCGTCCGAAAGCTGCTCATATGGCCCGGAATCAAGGGGAAACGCCAGTCGGGCCGAAATCGTCATTTCTGATGAAGCCATAGACTGCCCCCGGGTCGAAACCGTGGAGTTCTTTGTGGCCCTGACACAGGAAGCTTATGATAAGCACATCAAGGATTTGGACCCAAAGGGCATTCTGGTGACAGACTCGAATGTCCAAACTTTGGGAAAAACCGGAAACCAAAAAGTATTCTCGGTCCCTTTTATGGAAATTGCGGAAAGGGAATGCGCCAGACCCGGAATGCTCAATATCGTGGCCCTCGGCTTTTTTGCCGCGGTCAACAACGTTATCAGCAGGGACTCCATCCGGCAGGCGATACTGGGCCGCATTCCGAAAATGTCCGAGGAAAATTTCCTAAAAGCTTATGAGGCCGGTCTTAACGCCGCCCGCCGGTTTGGAAGTGAATACGGCAAATAG